TCACCATTCACCCAACACTAATTAATATCAAACGATAGGCTAAAACGCATTGTATTTGCAAGCGGGTGTTTAGAGTTGGTTGTGTAGTTCACTACAGGAATAATGTACGAAACGTCAATTCCAATTACGTTGTATTTAAAACCGGCTCCTAATGTAGCAAACGACCTTCCACCTTTGTTTTTATTTTCGTAAAAGAAACCGCCTCTTAAAGCAAACTGTTCAGCGTACCAATATTCAACACCGGTAGCAACGTTATATTCTTGCATTTCTTCTTGAAAACCGCCGGGAGCATCATAAAACGAGTGAATAATTCCCACAGGAACCGAAACATCGTCATCTAACCCAAGTAATGTGCCGTCTTCTCCAACCCTTCTGGGTGTTGGAACCAATAGTTTATTGATTTCCAACATAAAAGTTGCTTTATTGTAGTTGTCAAAATCAATGTGTAAAGCAGGACCTATACGCAAGTTTGCCGGAATAAATTCTTTTTCGGTATTATCGTCGGTATAAGATATTTTACTACCGATATTAGAAATATTGACACCCCATGCAAAATAACCTTCGTAATTTGAAATAACTATGGGCAAACGTTGATATACCGATACGTCTGCCGCAATTGAGTTGCCAGGTTTAGTGCTTTGCGACCCAATTGATTGTCCCAAAGTCAGATTTGAGTATATATATCGGGCTGAAATACCTCCCGACAATGTAGCGGTAAGCATTCGAGAGTAAGTTACATCAAAAGCAAATTCGTGTGGAACATAATTACCTATGCTATAATTGTATTCGTCGGTAAATGCTATATTTCCTAAATTAAAATATCTTAGCGAAGCAGCTATTACCTGATTTCTATCAATACGAGCGTATCCCGACAGGTAAGCTAAGTCTATGTCTTTTGCTATACTTGCAAGCCAAGGACTATATGCAACACCTACACCCATTTTGCTTTTTGTATAAGCATATTTTGCAGGATTGTAGTGCATAGAAAATGCGTCGGGTTCGGAAGCAACGCCCATATCGGCAAGTGAGCCGCCGCGTGCATCAGGCGATATAGTTAAAAATGGAACTGTTGTAGTTATTGGATTATAGGCTCCTGTATATGAGTTTTGTGCTGAAATCCCTATAGTTGTTAGAGTTAAAATAGCTATAAGTAACTTGTTTAAGTATTTCATTATGTTTTTTTTGTTATAGTTTTTAATAATTTATTTGCAAATAATTGTTTATCGGATAACGGTGCAAAAGTATAAATATTGTGCTTTTAAACTAAAAATTAGAATTTTATCAGTTTAGCACCTTTGTGAGTTTTGTTTCCTGAGTATTTCACATTAATTTGTAATGCATAAACGCCTTTTTCCAAATGATTTTTACTCATAGCATTGCGCCACTCAATAGGTCCTATGTGGAATCCTTGCGATTTATATCTGCGGTTTGGAATATAACTGACCTGTTTTCCTGTAATATCAACTAATTGAACCAAAACATCTACATCTTCATCGAATAAATTTATATCAAATTCTAAAAAGAAATATTGGTCAAACGGATTGGGGTACACATTAACGTTGGTTATCTCAATTTCAAAATCGTCTATTACTTCAAATTCTATGGAAGCCGTACTCGAATTGTTTAAAATATCCCACGCCTTAAGTGTAAGCGTGTGTTTGCCAACTTCCAAATCGCGGAATTTATATCTCACCAATCCCGATTTATATGTATTAGTATCAGCTGTGTAGTAGTCGTTTAGTTGAATTATGTTTGTAATATCGTCGTCTAAATAAGCCGTAATGCTGTGTCCAATACTGTTTCCGGTGGTGTTAATGCCTTGCTCGTCAGAAAGTTTAGCCAACAAAAGCGGATGTTTTGAAGTTTTATCTCCGCTTACAAAGTAAAAGTTGTCCATATACAGTTTTATTATCGGACCTTGGTTGTCGTCAATTTGTTGTCCGGCGCCGCCTATAAATATAGTAGTGTCAAAACCGTTGGCATCTTGCAAAGAATTAAAATCGTATGCGTAATACGAAATTTTTCCTTTACCGAATGAGTAATCTATATCTTTTGGAATAATAAAAGTAGCTTCAAAATCGCCGTTTTTAACTTGCGATAAGCCCCTGTACAAAACATTATTTTGAGTAACAAACGACCTTACGGGACTTTTTGGAGAATTTCCCAATGTTTGGTGTGTTTGCGGCTTATCTATAATTTGGATTTGTACAATGCCGTTAAAATCATCAATTTTGCGACCTTGCAGGTTTGTGATAATGCCTTTAAGAGTAAATTTTTCCATTGCTTTAAGCGTGTCGGAAAACAAGTTAATGGCAATATCGTTGATGTGAGTTGTGGCAACATTCAATTTAGGTATTCCTAATTGGAGAGCAGGATCACCAAGTAGTATGAAGTTTTTCGAGTCATGATTGTTTCCGGTTTGGGCTTTTGAGTATGCCAAAACATCTCCAAATCGTGGCAATTCGTTACCTTTTATGGAAAAGATAGTGTCGTAAAATGCAATAGAAAGGGTGTTGTTAGTTCCTGTGGTAGCTAATCTGGTTGTAGTAAAAAGTGCAGGAGAACCACCGCTTGGATTTAAAAACACCAACTCGCCTGCAGATATAAATTCGGGATTATCGTATGGGGCAAACTCGCAGGTGGCAGTCATGTAAATAGGCATTTTGTTGTAATTTGTCATTGCCTTTATTTCGGGTATGGTAAGCACGCCTTCGTGAGCCAAACCCCTTTCGCCGCCGTGTCCGGTATAGTTAAATATTAAAATACCTTCGGATATTTGTTTTTGTATGTCGGTGTTTACATCGGGGTACGAGTGTCCGCTTGCGGTGGTTACTCGTTTGTAAGCATCTAAATATATTTTTCGCAAGTTCAGAACGGGAGCATTTTTGCCAATAAGTGGCGAAAGGTAGTCTTCGGGGTGGTTTATGTGAGCGTTGTTATCTTGGTCGTCGGCTACTAAACATATTTTGTTTCTCCACTCTCCAAGGCTTTGTTTAGGGCTTGTTGCGTAAAAAATAGTTTTATCGACGGCAATTTTGGCTTCTTCCAAGGTTTTAACAGGGAACCTGCCTATGCCCACATCAGCACTACCGTTAGCATCTTCTCCTTCTTGTGGGTCTAACAAAACAAAAAAATCGTCGCATTGAGTAGATGCACCAAATGATACAACATTGCCTTTATTCTGGAAAGTAGGTATAAAGTTAGTGTTGTTAGCTATGCGATCTTTATAATCAAATGAGCCGTCGCCGAATAGTAGCACATATCTGAGTTTGTTACCTTCGCTAGGACGGTGATACAACATGCCTATAAAGTTACGAATAGCCGAAACATCTTGCATTCCCGACGAAAATTCGTTGTAAATCTTTTTTACAGGAACTATGGCTGTTCTGAATCCGTCGAAATTTTCATGGAAAGTAGCTAAACGCTTAGCTTCCTGCTGAAATGGCTCGTAATATATAATCAACATATCTATGTTGTTGATGCTATGCAGATTCTGATTTTCAACTTTTTCTACAAAAGTTACACTCAAAAAGTCATTGTTACGGAAGGCTATAAACTCGCGTAAAATAGGAGTTTCTACGGTAAATGACATTGAGTTGGCAGCACGCACGGCATCAATATTTTTCACTTTTGTAGGGTCGGTAACTTCCCAAATATTAATATCGGCATTGGTATTAGATAAGGTGTATTTAGTTATTTTATTGGTTCCTATGCTCTTCGGGTCGGCAAAGTTCATCTGCGAGCCGTGCATCACCAAATTTTTTGTAACAATTACCTGAATATAATTAAGCCATAATTTGTCGGCACCTGCACCGTTAAACTTAACTGATACGTCGAGTTTATCGCTATTGGCTTTAACAATCTTATGCCCTTCGCGATAGTCGGCAAAAGCGTGACTAGAGTGTGGTACAAAAGAAATTACTGCAATCGAATTTCCGTCGCAATATATGTTTGCAGTTTTAGGTTGGGCAACATCGGCTAAAACACCGTATCGTACTTTAATATCGCTATTTGCTACAACATTTGGAAAATTAAAAGTAGGTACTTGTATTATGTTGTTTATAGGATTTGCTTCTTCACCAATCCATTCTTTTCCCGAAGAAAGCCTGTTTTGCAGTTCACTTTCGTGATACAAACATTCTTGAAATGTTGTAGATGTTGTATTTGGCGTTTCAGTTGAAAGCGTTTGATTTTGGATTCTTAATCCGTTGCTGCCTTCACAATTCAAAAAATAATATGTGTAGTCGTCGTATAAATGCAAACTGTGAACATAATGCTTTAGCCTCGAATCGTATTTAAAGGTATTGGGAGATGTTCCGTAAAACAGAATGTAATCGCCGTCAATAAACTTGTCAGGAAATTTGCTTATAACCTTTATAGCATTTTCTTCCAAATCGTCGAAAACTTGCAAGCTGTTCTTTTCGGGGAGCATTCCGCCGCCATAGCCGTACAGCTTAATATTGTTGGGAGTAACGTTACTCATGTTTATACCCATTTGTTGCATATCGCTGTACGTAATTTTGTACACACCTGTTTTGTTTAGCTTGATTTTGTACCAATTACCACTTGCCAATTTTGAATTATCAGCATAGCGAAACTCAAACGTACTTCGTTTTTGTGTAGGAATTACGACTATATCTATAGTAAAAGAATTTATTTTGAAGTAATTGTTGTTTTCATCTTTAATAATTGGAACAAACGAAATGTTGGCTATAGCTGTGCTACGACTATAAGTTACATGAGCTTCTATTTTGTTTGTGTCGGCTGTGGCGATAGGTAGTTCGAGTAAATTAATTAAGTCAGAGCTAATCGGTTCATAAGTTATATCGGTGATTTTTACATCGCATTCGTTAAAACCTTTTGGCAAGAAATAGCTATAGTTAAACAAAGGATTATAATCTTGCGTTGGGTCATTATATAAATTGGCTGCCTTAATCAAATAGGTTCCTAAATTTTGCTCAAAAGAAACGATAGGTTCATTCCATTTGATAACAAATGATTGCTTGTGTTGAGCCATGCTATTATTAAACGATAGCAATATTAGTAAGCACGTGAGAAGTATGTATAAGTTAACTCGTTTAATAGTCATACACTTGTTTATTTTATTTTAATAATTTTCCCATGAGTGGTGTTAGCTAAGCCTTCAGATGTTTTAATGCTGATATTAAACAAATAAAAACCTGCCGGTACATCGCGACCGTTGTCGGAGCGACCGTCCCATTCAATGGCTTTGCTAATTGAACCAAACTGAAAATCGGTACTTTTTATTGTTCTAACCAAAACTCCCGACATGGAAAAAATATTTATTACGATTTCAAAAGTAACGTTTTTCTGATTATGCTCGAAAATGATATTGGTTTTATCTGTAAACGGATTGGGATACGCAAATCCCCTGTTGACTTGAAAAATATTTTTTTCGGTAACCGTAAAGTTAATCCTTGCACTAGATGAGTTGTTAAAAATATCCCACACTTTAAAATCGATATGATGTTCGCCGGGGGCAAGGTCAATAAACGGAAACTTAACTACACCTTTTTTGTACGTATTTACATCCGACTCGTAGAAGTCGTTTAAAATATACGGATTGGTATAATTGTCGTCGAGAATTGCAGTAATTTCGTGTCCTATGCCTGTCCCTACGGTATTAATTCCGCTTTCGTCTTCAAGCACTGCAATAAACCAAGGATTGGGGTCGGTTAAGCCGCCATCGACAAAGCGTAAATCGTTCATAAACAAACTGATATTAGGACCTGTGTTGTCGGTAATGTAAAAGTCGCTTTCGCCACCTATAAGCGGAGCAAAATTTCCCCAAGCATCATCGACAAAGTTAGTAGCGTAATAGCTTATTTTGCCGTAATCGATAGTGTAGTTAATATCTTTTGGCATTTGAAAAACCACTTCAAACAAACCGTTGGTAACCATTGCTTTACCCCTATATATAATATTGTTTGAAATTTGAAAACTTGTAGTAGCACCGCTGTCGTTGCCCAAAGTACGGGTAGTTGTAGGTTTGTCGTAAACGGTGGTGGTTATCACTCCGTTGTAGTCGTCGATAAGTCGGTTGTTGTGGTCAAAAATTCCACCTTTTATTTTTACTTCGTCAAATGCTTTAAGAGTGTCGGTATTAGTGGTGTCCTTATTGTTGATAGAAAGAGTTAAAACCTTATGATACGGCAAAGCCGCTTTTGTAGCCGGATCGCCTAACAGGACTATTTTTTTACTGTTTTCGCTGTAAAACTCTTCTTGTTTGGCGTGTTTGATATAATCGCCGAGTCTGAAAAAGTGAGCCGAGTCGGGGTCAAAAGCCTTTTGGAATAATTTAGTAATAAAAGCCAAATTTGGCGGTCCGAAAGTAGCTCTGGCTGTTGTAAACAACGCAACGCTGCCGCCATTAGCTTTGTTTATAAGAAGTTCGCCGGCTGAAACTATAGCGGGGTCGTCGTAGGGAGCAAAACTGCAAGTACCTGTAACAAATATTGGCAAGTTAAAGGTGTTTTCAAAGTTGTTTATATCGTCCATGGTAAGGACTTCCTCGTGAGCCCAACCTGTGTAACCGCCATGTCCCAAATAATTGATGAACAAACAACCTTTTTCCACATCTCTTGCTATGGCTTTGTTGACTTCGGGATACCTGCTACCGCTTGAATTTGATTCTTGTACGTAAGCATCTAAATAAATTTTATTGATATTTACATTTTTATTGATGGCATCTATAGCATTAACAATGTATTCCGAATCATTTATCAAAGCATTATCTTCTTCATCGTCGGCTACAAACGTAATTTTCGTACGCCAATTTTTCATGGTATTGGAGTCGGGCAGGTGGTAGTTGATAATTTTATTTACAACATTTTCGGCTTCAACAGTATTTTTAACCGGCAACCTGCCTATGCCAATATCAACGATATCGTTAACAGCATTGCCTTCGTTTTCGTCCATATATCCGAAAAAATCATCGGAAGCTATTGAGTTCAATGGGTCTAAAGATTCGGTAGTTTGATGGGTAGGCACAAAATTAGTGTTTGGCGAAATCCTATTTTTATAATCGTATGATGCATCTCCCATAAGAAGCAAATACTTAGGTCTTGTGTACTTGTTGCCACGCAGGTACAGCATTCTCACAAAATCTCTTATAGCTGCAACATCTTGCTTTCCACCCGAAAATTCGTTGTAAATTTTATCTAAAAGAACAACGTTGGCACTCAAATTAGAATAATTTCCGTGAAAAGATGCAAGCCTAACAGCCTGCTCGTAAAATATTTGCGGTGTTATTATCAGGTAATTAGCTGGACTTATACCGTGCAAATTCTGATTGTCAATCCTTTTTATGTTAGTGGGAGTTTCGGCTTTTACATACTCAAAAGCAATGTACTCGTGTAAAGTGTCAACCGAATTGTAAAACTCAATACTGTTGTTTTTGTGATGGCATTTCACTTCGCTACATGCAAATGGGTTGGTAATATCCCAAACCACAACATTGTCGTTTGTGCCGGATAATACGTATTTTGCTACTGTGTTTCTATTTATTGCCGAATAATTTCTAAAATCTAAGAGTGTGCCAAAATACTGTAGCTTGCACGTAGCATTAATATTTATGTAATCCAAATAGCCAATTGCATCAATATCGGGTTTGTTGTATTTCATTTCCAAATTGATATTATTGTCGGTATTTGAAATATCCCAAAATAAAGTGTTTTGCCTTGCAAGAAAAGTCCCGTAACCTCCGCCGATACCCATAATGTTAACTTGTTTAACATTATTGCCGACTTTAAGAGTAAAGTTGCTTGGAGTTAACGATTTTGCCGCTAACAAAACTTTCATTTTAACAGGTTTGCCTAAAATTCTGTTAGGAATGTTGAAGGGGTAATTTCTGGTATCAACCATATCAAACATATCGCCAAACCACCTTTTGCCCGATTTCCCCAAATTGAAATTTTCATCTTCAACAAATGCACGGTATTCGTACTCGTTAATAGTAATATTATTGATAGTGGGCAAATTTGTTTCGTCAATACTCAAAAGACTTCCCCTATCGGTAGTAAAAAAGTAATACGAAGTATCGGAATATAAGTTTTTTGTGTGAAGCCACATTCTGTTAACAGTGTCATAATTCCATGTGTTGGTACTGTTGGCATAAAACAAAATCATATCGCCTTCGTTAAAAGTGCCGTCTTCCAAACCAATAGCCTTTATTTTTATTTCTTCAAGGTCGTCAACACGTAAGTTACTATTGCTTTCGGGTAGCATTTGTATATTTCCCGAAAAAACACCTATTTTGTTTGTATTTAGGGTAAGCGGGTTTACGCCCAATGATGTAAGTGTTGAATAATTTATGGAATAAACGCCGTCTTTTGTTATGCCAATCTTGAACCACGTGCCTGTAGCTAATTTACTTTCGGATTTAAACAAATCGCTGTCTGTCTCCTGACTGTAGGAGTTGTTAATTCCCACTAAGGATATAATGAATAATATAGAAAGAAAGTAAAACAGCTTCATTAGTGCAAATTTAATGCAACGGTATTAACTATCAAAAAACGAGATTTTGTTTTTTATATTGTTTGATAAAATAAAATCTTGCAATAATTACATTAAATCGTCGTTTTCCGACAAATACCTTTGATTGCAAACATATTGTTGGCTTTTAAGTTGCGTGTTGCGTGTTACGGGTTACGTGGTAATTATCAATTAACAATTAGTAATTAATTAATAATTGCACCCCGAAGTTTCGGAGCTGAATGACAAAAGCCACCCATCACTAATCACCAACCACCAAAAAGCCAACAGCTAACGGCTAACAGCTAATAGCTAAGCATAAAAGACAAATATAGGATATAACATAAAAGGACGTTCTTTTTCTGACAGTAATAATATTAAATGCACCTAATAAACAATTATAATAAAAAAATAGTATTTTTGCTGACTAAAGTAATTCAAATGTACTTTAAGAAAGGGACTTTGGTTATAATTTTTTGCTTATTTGCTGTGTCGCAGATGGTTAAAGGACAAGATGTTGTTTATTCGCAGTATTACGGCAATCCTGTCTATCTGAATCCGTCTTTGGTTGGCAATAAGGTAAATCCGCGTTTGTCGCTTATTTATCGCAATCAGTGGCACAATATAAACAAAGGATATGTAAATTATGGAATTAGTTATGATCAACATGTAAGAAAAATGTCGGGTAGTTTTGGAGTTATATTAAACAATGATGTATACGGTGGCGGATTGTGCAGCAACTTTTCGGGTAGCATAATTTACGCTTTCCAAACCTACGTTTTTAATGACTTTACTGCTTCAATAGCGTTGCAATCGGGGTTTTTTCAACGAAGCATCAATACCGATAAACTAGTTTTCGGCGATCAAATAGTTCCGGGTTCGGGACAAGTTTTGCCGACAAATGAAGAAATTGACCGCAACAAAGTTTCGGATTTGGATTTCGCTACGGGCATTACAATAGGTTACAAACAAGACTATTACTTAGGTTTTGCGTTACATCATTTAACCAATCCCGATATTTCATTCATAGGCAACGATGCACACAAATTAAACACACGAATTACTTTGCACGCCGGAGCAATATTTGATATTGGATATTACAGTACATATCCGGCTGTCGGGTCAAAATCAATTTCTCCAAACGTATTGTTTGTTAAGCAAGGCGATTTTATGCAATTGAGTTTAGGAACATATTTTAATGTTTATCCCCTTACTGTCGGATTGTGGGGCAGGTACGCTTTCGACAATTTCGATGCTTTGGTAATGCAAATAGGAATTGAACAAAAAAAATATAAAATTGGATATAGTTTCGATTTCACTTTATCCAAACTGTCAATTAATTCGGGAGGTGCACACGAAATTTCATTTTCGTGGATTTTCCCTGTAATAAAAAATAATTTTAATCGTTATACAATAAATAACCCTGTTAATTAGTTATAAGCTAACAAAATCTAACTAAAATGCTAAAAAGTAAAATTTCAATCTTAATCATTGCAGGCATCTCAATGCTTTTGATGTCATCTTGCAGTTTGTTTAACAAAAAAGAAAAATCCAATACAACTGGGTGGAACTACAACGACCCCAAAAACGGAGGTTTTGAAGTGGCTGATTACAAAGAACCCATTACCGGACCAGGTTTGGTTTTTATTGAAGGTGGAACGTTTACAATGGGACGTATAGCCGACGACCCAATGTACGAATGGCATAATATACCAAGAAGAGTTACGGTTCCAAGTTTTTACATGGACGAAACCGAAGTAGCCAATGTTGATTATGTCGAGTATTTGTATTGGTTGGGACGCGTTTTCGGAGGAAGTTACCCCGAAGTGCTTCGCAAGGCATTACCCGATACACTCGTTTGGAGAGAAAAATTAGCGTATAACGAGCCCCTTGTAGAAACCTATCTTCGCCATCCGGCATACAAGAACTATCCGGTTGTGGGTGTTAGTTGGGTACAAGCCAATGACTACTGCATGTGGCGTACCGATAGGGTTAACGAAATGCTTTTGGTTGAAAAAGGTATACTTGATTTCGATCCTACTCAAAAAGATGAAAACAACTTTAACACCGAGGCATATCTCGTTGGACAATACAAAGGATTGGTTAACAAACCTTTGAAAGACTTAAATCCTAACGGAACAGGAGAAAGAGCAGTACGCATAGAAGACGGAATACTATTACCCAAGTATAGGCTCCCAACTGAGGCTGAATGGGAATATGCAGCATACGGACTTATAGGAAATACCCATTTAGAAAGAGTTGTTGAAAGAAAATTGTACCCATGGGGCGGAACAGTACTTCGTACCGATGAAAACAAATATTACGGTTCTTTTGTTGCTAACTTCAAGAGAGGAAAAGGTGACTACATGGGTGTTGCAGGCAACCTAAACGACGGAGCCGATATCACAGCCGAAGTTGGCTCATATTGGCCCAACGATTACGGCTTGTATAACATGGCAGGAAACGTTGCAGAATGGGTGCAAGACGTGTACCGTCAGCTTACTTTTGAAGACTTTGAGGATTTCTCACCATTCCGTGGAAACGTGTTTACAGCACGTGTAACCGATGCCGAAGGTTATGTTGTACCGGTTGACAGCTTAGGTAGAGTCAGATACCGCCCAATTACCGACGAAGAAGCTATGAACAGATTTAACTATCGTCGTGCTGATAATATTAACTATAAGGATGGAGATTATCAGTCGCAATTAGACGCAGATTGGTTAGCTGCCGCCGAATCGGAAGATATAGACCGAAATGAAGAAACATCTAAAATGTATAATTACGGAGTAACTACACTTATTTCCGACAGAACAAGAGTTGTTAAAGGTGGTTCGTGGAAAGACCCTGCATTTTATCTATCGCCATCAGCTCGTAGAGCATTAGACGAAAACATGTCGACCAACTACATAGGTTTCAGGTGTGCCATGGGGCGTGTAGGAAGCTCAAAATCAAGATAAAATAAAATTTAAAATCCCATTATTATGTTTATAATGGGATTTTTTTGTAACTTTGCAAAAAATAAAACCTATTTATCTTATTGATAAGTAGGTTATTTAATTAATTTTTAGCAATATGGATCAAGCTATTTCAAAAGTTATAGATTTAATAAATGGTGGTGCAATAGTTTCTACCGATTC
This sequence is a window from Lentimicrobiaceae bacterium. Protein-coding genes within it:
- the porV gene encoding type IX secretion system outer membrane channel protein PorV, producing MKYLNKLLIAILTLTTIGISAQNSYTGAYNPITTTVPFLTISPDARGGSLADMGVASEPDAFSMHYNPAKYAYTKSKMGVGVAYSPWLASIAKDIDLAYLSGYARIDRNQVIAASLRYFNLGNIAFTDEYNYSIGNYVPHEFAFDVTYSRMLTATLSGGISARYIYSNLTLGQSIGSQSTKPGNSIAADVSVYQRLPIVISNYEGYFAWGVNISNIGSKISYTDDNTEKEFIPANLRIGPALHIDFDNYNKATFMLEINKLLVPTPRRVGEDGTLLGLDDDVSVPVGIIHSFYDAPGGFQEEMQEYNVATGVEYWYAEQFALRGGFFYENKNKGGRSFATLGAGFKYNVIGIDVSYIIPVVNYTTNSKHPLANTMRFSLSFDIN
- the porU gene encoding type IX secretion system sortase PorU: MTIKRVNLYILLTCLLILLSFNNSMAQHKQSFVIKWNEPIVSFEQNLGTYLIKAANLYNDPTQDYNPLFNYSYFLPKGFNECDVKITDITYEPISSDLINLLELPIATADTNKIEAHVTYSRSTAIANISFVPIIKDENNNYFKINSFTIDIVVIPTQKRSTFEFRYADNSKLASGNWYKIKLNKTGVYKITYSDMQQMGINMSNVTPNNIKLYGYGGGMLPEKNSLQVFDDLEENAIKVISKFPDKFIDGDYILFYGTSPNTFKYDSRLKHYVHSLHLYDDYTYYFLNCEGSNGLRIQNQTLSTETPNTTSTTFQECLYHESELQNRLSSGKEWIGEEANPINNIIQVPTFNFPNVVANSDIKVRYGVLADVAQPKTANIYCDGNSIAVISFVPHSSHAFADYREGHKIVKANSDKLDVSVKFNGAGADKLWLNYIQVIVTKNLVMHGSQMNFADPKSIGTNKITKYTLSNTNADINIWEVTDPTKVKNIDAVRAANSMSFTVETPILREFIAFRNNDFLSVTFVEKVENQNLHSINNIDMLIIYYEPFQQEAKRLATFHENFDGFRTAIVPVKKIYNEFSSGMQDVSAIRNFIGMLYHRPSEGNKLRYVLLFGDGSFDYKDRIANNTNFIPTFQNKGNVVSFGASTQCDDFFVLLDPQEGEDANGSADVGIGRFPVKTLEEAKIAVDKTIFYATSPKQSLGEWRNKICLVADDQDNNAHINHPEDYLSPLIGKNAPVLNLRKIYLDAYKRVTTASGHSYPDVNTDIQKQISEGILIFNYTGHGGERGLAHEGVLTIPEIKAMTNYNKMPIYMTATCEFAPYDNPEFISAGELVFLNPSGGSPALFTTTRLATTGTNNTLSIAFYDTIFSIKGNELPRFGDVLAYSKAQTGNNHDSKNFILLGDPALQLGIPKLNVATTHINDIAINLFSDTLKAMEKFTLKGIITNLQGRKIDDFNGIVQIQIIDKPQTHQTLGNSPKSPVRSFVTQNNVLYRGLSQVKNGDFEATFIIPKDIDYSFGKGKISYYAYDFNSLQDANGFDTTIFIGGAGQQIDDNQGPIIKLYMDNFYFVSGDKTSKHPLLLAKLSDEQGINTTGNSIGHSITAYLDDDITNIIQLNDYYTADTNTYKSGLVRYKFRDLEVGKHTLTLKAWDILNNSSTASIEFEVIDDFEIEITNVNVYPNPFDQYFFLEFDINLFDEDVDVLVQLVDITGKQVSYIPNRRYKSQGFHIGPIEWRNAMSKNHLEKGVYALQINVKYSGNKTHKGAKLIKF
- the porU gene encoding type IX secretion system sortase PorU — protein: MKLFYFLSILFIISLVGINNSYSQETDSDLFKSESKLATGTWFKIGITKDGVYSINYSTLTSLGVNPLTLNTNKIGVFSGNIQMLPESNSNLRVDDLEEIKIKAIGLEDGTFNEGDMILFYANSTNTWNYDTVNRMWLHTKNLYSDTSYYFFTTDRGSLLSIDETNLPTINNITINEYEYRAFVEDENFNLGKSGKRWFGDMFDMVDTRNYPFNIPNRILGKPVKMKVLLAAKSLTPSNFTLKVGNNVKQVNIMGIGGGYGTFLARQNTLFWDISNTDNNINLEMKYNKPDIDAIGYLDYININATCKLQYFGTLLDFRNYSAINRNTVAKYVLSGTNDNVVVWDITNPFACSEVKCHHKNNSIEFYNSVDTLHEYIAFEYVKAETPTNIKRIDNQNLHGISPANYLIITPQIFYEQAVRLASFHGNYSNLSANVVLLDKIYNEFSGGKQDVAAIRDFVRMLYLRGNKYTRPKYLLLMGDASYDYKNRISPNTNFVPTHQTTESLDPLNSIASDDFFGYMDENEGNAVNDIVDIGIGRLPVKNTVEAENVVNKIINYHLPDSNTMKNWRTKITFVADDEEDNALINDSEYIVNAIDAINKNVNINKIYLDAYVQESNSSGSRYPEVNKAIARDVEKGCLFINYLGHGGYTGWAHEEVLTMDDINNFENTFNLPIFVTGTCSFAPYDDPAIVSAGELLINKANGGSVALFTTARATFGPPNLAFITKLFQKAFDPDSAHFFRLGDYIKHAKQEEFYSENSKKIVLLGDPATKAALPYHKVLTLSINNKDTTNTDTLKAFDEVKIKGGIFDHNNRLIDDYNGVITTTVYDKPTTTRTLGNDSGATTSFQISNNIIYRGKAMVTNGLFEVVFQMPKDINYTIDYGKISYYATNFVDDAWGNFAPLIGGESDFYITDNTGPNISLFMNDLRFVDGGLTDPNPWFIAVLEDESGINTVGTGIGHEITAILDDNYTNPYILNDFYESDVNTYKKGVVKFPFIDLAPGEHHIDFKVWDIFNNSSSARINFTVTEKNIFQVNRGFAYPNPFTDKTNIIFEHNQKNVTFEIVINIFSMSGVLVRTIKSTDFQFGSISKAIEWDGRSDNGRDVPAGFYLFNISIKTSEGLANTTHGKIIKIK
- a CDS encoding PorP/SprF family type IX secretion system membrane protein, which gives rise to MLTKVIQMYFKKGTLVIIFCLFAVSQMVKGQDVVYSQYYGNPVYLNPSLVGNKVNPRLSLIYRNQWHNINKGYVNYGISYDQHVRKMSGSFGVILNNDVYGGGLCSNFSGSIIYAFQTYVFNDFTASIALQSGFFQRSINTDKLVFGDQIVPGSGQVLPTNEEIDRNKVSDLDFATGITIGYKQDYYLGFALHHLTNPDISFIGNDAHKLNTRITLHAGAIFDIGYYSTYPAVGSKSISPNVLFVKQGDFMQLSLGTYFNVYPLTVGLWGRYAFDNFDALVMQIGIEQKKYKIGYSFDFTLSKLSINSGGAHEISFSWIFPVIKNNFNRYTINNPVN
- the gldJ gene encoding gliding motility lipoprotein GldJ, with translation MLKSKISILIIAGISMLLMSSCSLFNKKEKSNTTGWNYNDPKNGGFEVADYKEPITGPGLVFIEGGTFTMGRIADDPMYEWHNIPRRVTVPSFYMDETEVANVDYVEYLYWLGRVFGGSYPEVLRKALPDTLVWREKLAYNEPLVETYLRHPAYKNYPVVGVSWVQANDYCMWRTDRVNEMLLVEKGILDFDPTQKDENNFNTEAYLVGQYKGLVNKPLKDLNPNGTGERAVRIEDGILLPKYRLPTEAEWEYAAYGLIGNTHLERVVERKLYPWGGTVLRTDENKYYGSFVANFKRGKGDYMGVAGNLNDGADITAEVGSYWPNDYGLYNMAGNVAEWVQDVYRQLTFEDFEDFSPFRGNVFTARVTDAEGYVVPVDSLGRVRYRPITDEEAMNRFNYRRADNINYKDGDYQSQLDADWLAAAESEDIDRNEETSKMYNYGVTTLISDRTRVVKGGSWKDPAFYLSPSARRALDENMSTNYIGFRCAMGRVGSSKSR